One part of the Mangrovibacillus cuniculi genome encodes these proteins:
- a CDS encoding methyl-accepting chemotaxis protein: MAKDGTAQAELAKQRAEDGKSQVKDQAENMTSIHKSVDQVSAEVKDLLTISVQMKDIVSIVTGIADQTNLLSLNAAIEAARAGEAGKGFAVVADEVRKLSEQTKDSVSNVSSLIQNTQNKVEHLTSFLQNIRTEVDKGNTTMTETELSSFVNVVEELGKAFDEVSNSADRLTLITQDMQ; encoded by the coding sequence ATGGCCAAAGATGGTACTGCTCAAGCCGAGTTGGCGAAGCAACGGGCAGAGGACGGCAAATCACAAGTGAAAGATCAAGCAGAGAACATGACTTCCATCCACAAATCTGTGGACCAAGTGTCAGCAGAAGTAAAAGATCTTTTAACCATCTCTGTTCAAATGAAAGACATCGTCAGCATCGTAACGGGGATTGCTGATCAAACCAACTTACTTTCTCTTAATGCAGCAATTGAAGCTGCGCGTGCTGGGGAAGCGGGGAAAGGCTTTGCGGTTGTGGCAGATGAAGTACGAAAGCTATCGGAGCAAACAAAAGATTCCGTCTCTAACGTCTCATCGTTAATCCAAAATACGCAAAACAAAGTCGAACACTTAACTTCATTCTTGCAAAATATTCGTACAGAAGTGGATAAAGGTAACACGACAATGACAGAAACCGAACTTTCTTCTTTTGTTAATGTTGTAGAAGAGTTGGGGAAAGCATTTGATGAGGTTTCAAATTCGGCTGATCGATTAACATTAATCACGCAGGATATGCAGTGA
- a CDS encoding DinB family protein, whose translation MPNEITNKIPPGHKNNILWNAGHILVGWDNTIYTIIGEARKLDPSYHLMFPRGTSPKEWTGNPPSLNEIIELLESQISNMEVACKGKLKTPLKQSFLGMETVEEMILFHMNHENFHMGIVKGMRQALGVVDEI comes from the coding sequence ATACCAAACGAAATCACTAACAAGATTCCACCTGGCCACAAGAACAATATACTTTGGAATGCGGGACATATATTAGTAGGTTGGGATAATACCATTTACACGATTATTGGTGAAGCTAGAAAATTAGATCCGTCTTATCATCTAATGTTCCCCAGAGGTACTAGTCCGAAAGAGTGGACTGGCAATCCACCGTCGCTGAATGAAATTATTGAACTCCTGGAATCGCAAATTAGTAATATGGAAGTGGCTTGTAAAGGGAAGTTGAAAACTCCATTAAAACAATCTTTCTTAGGTATGGAAACAGTAGAGGAGATGATCCTTTTTCATATGAACCATGAGAATTTCCACATGGGGATTGTGAAAGGGATGAGGCAGGCACTTGGTGTAGTTGATGAGATTTGA